The Brachionichthys hirsutus isolate HB-005 chromosome 17, CSIRO-AGI_Bhir_v1, whole genome shotgun sequence genome segment CCTCCGGGGCTTCCTtccacagccccccccaaaCAGTCCGCTAGCAGACGGGCTCCCGGCTCCGCACGCACATCTCTGCCGAGTGACCACCAATGCCCGCAACCGCATTCCCGCATCCACAGCGGCTCGAGTGACGAGCCGCGACGGAAACACCCGAGCTCTGCTTCACCGCGATGCACCTGCTGTGACCAACTGAGTGAACGGAGACAGCTCCCCCTGGCGGACAGCGGTGGGACGTGCACACATTGGATGTCGCGCCTCTTCATGGgaatttattaaaattattcatttataatataaaatatttcaccGTAATTCGCTGACATTTGAAAACAACTCGTCTTAATTCATAATCTTTCTGTTTGGGCTCGTATTTGTATTAACTGGTGAAAGGAAGCGAACCTTATTTGTTTTAATACAGCAACAAATATGATATAAAAATCAAATAACTAAATAGAACTGACTGGAGAATATCTAAAATGATAGATTATCTACAAGCGTTATGGTTTATATTAATAACAGCATCTAAAGTTTTCTTTATATCTAACATTTATGAATGTGTAGCATTtgaatatcttttttatttattgtataatGAAATCTAATTAGGAAAAAATACTGGTAAGGGTTTACCTTCAAGGACTGCTGCAGATTCCAAGaaaaatctaaaatctaaaaatgtaaagtCCAGGAATATACtgcatgaaaaatgttttttattacaAGAGATATAGAAAAGATAAAAGCATTGTTGGTATAATGTACTCTTATCACAGCACAAAAGCTCCACAGACACAATAAACCAAATCAAAagtagacagagagagataataGTTCTATGAGATAATATAATTGGTCTCGTACAATCGGGGAGAAAACAGCGGTACTGAGGACAGAGCAAGCAGCTCTACGATCACAGAATGTCTAGAAACGATGTACAGAGTGTCCATGAAGTCTTCACAGCTTTAGAAAGCTCCACACAAAGTCAGACATaaggacagagacgggacagacgGCATCAAAAGCTTCATCTCACTGTCACCAAACCAGTGATTGCTCAGTAAAAAATGTTTACTAAAAAAGTAAATAACTAATAAAGTAATTAATacataaacctttttttttatttttaggttttGTAGATTATTTCAACTTAAAATTAGACCCCAGAGTTTGATCACTGACAGTTAGGCAGCAAAGTAGACAGTTCTGTACAGCCgattatttgttaaaaatatatacatttgttctataatataatttggaatgtatgatttggttttttttttattagtgtgAATCCACAAGAAGTCCTCCTATCTTCTAGAACTAATGCACGTAATTAATGAAAACGAACATGGGCTGATCATTTCATAAATGTTTATCACAGTGTAtttgtgttcagactgaaatggAAAGATTGCGTATTTTACTGCAACAATATCCTTCCAGGTTCCTTATATTAATCTATAAACACGTATGTTAGCAAAGTGGAGCTGAGCTGAGCAGAGCAGCGACACCAATAAAGGAAATAACCTCACATCTATTTTATACTGTACGCAGATCTGTGTTGCTCCCAAAAAGCAGGAGCAGCTTTAATGGTCCTTGAATGTTGCTGAACGGGCCTTTAGAGCCCAAATGATCCCAACCCTGAGAGGAAAAACAGCGAAATAAAGGTTGAATATGAGCAGAAGACGGTGACCTTTCCGTCCTCTAGCCACGTATATCAAATCAGCTAAGACGACATGTGTATTTTCTAATATACTTTGTTATGTTTACAAGGTACCGGTACATGCGTTCATGTGTAAACAGagactcagccaatcagagtcttTGGATTCATGAAAgtctgacacgcacacacacacacacctgaggtgCCTTAATATTGGGACAGATTGTTCAACAATGCTATAGCTTCAGTTTCCTTTCAAGTGTGGGATGCATGTTAGTCGTGTGCTTTCAGGTAGGGCAGTAAGTCAGTCGGCGTGTCACAGACGCTCAGATAGGCCCCGCCCATTAGGCTGAAGAGGATCATCAGCCGTTAAAGTACAGATGAGGTCATATTATATTGagaaatatatactgtatgaatCTACTGAGGGACATCGTCACTTTCTAACCCTAATCGACACTAGCAGTTTATTAGATTTCATACTAAACTTTATAACTAGAGGCTGATAAATATGGAAGCACACAGGTAGTTAAAACGAGCGAGAAGGGAAAGCCACGTCTCGATCGATATCTGCAGGGTTTGCTTTTGACCAAATAGTTTCATATGCATGTCTCACTATTTCATTACTACGTCAGGAAATCACTTGATGCGTTCACGTGTCTTCGACAGTTCGTAAAAGTCAGGAAATGTCACATAAATGCATCATATTTACAAAAGGTATGTGAGGTCCTGTTATTATTTACACAGACGTCAGTAACTGGATGAAACTAACAGCAGCCAGGCCAAAGGTCTGCTGTTTGGTCCCACTGGATGGATTGGCATGTGATTTAGTTCAGTTACCCCCGGCAACCAGTATGAATACTCATCATCTGGTGATTTTTGGACAAACCAAACAGAGGTTTTACTTACCCAGCAAATTCTAACCAATGGATTTGAACTAAAGGTTATGAGGATAAATCTCAACGGCCTCAGTTAGCCTGGGAAGCTACCTGAAGCTTCACATTTGTGGCTAATCGAGAATCATCTGAACATTTACGCCCCGAACGTAATAAACGCAGACACTTTGTGTGACTTTTTACGAGTTGAGCAGGATCACCTGAATGCACCATCGGTTTTTTAACCTGCTTTCCGTAGGAGGCACCGCCTGAAGGGAGAGCACGGCACCCACCGTCCCTGCAAAGCAAGCGCAAACACAGGAGCGGCTTCAAGTCAGCGATGTCATCTGGACGTCTGCACCTCATTGGATGGCTGAGCGTAGAGGTACTTCCAGATGGCGTAGTAGTGGACGGCCGCTCCCATGGCTACGAACATGTGCCAAATGGCATGAGCAAACGGGACAATGCCATcacttttgaaaaaaatcatTCCCAGGCAGTAGCAGGCTCCGCCCATCAGCAGCTCGCACAATCCCGACTGCTCCGGCTgggaagaaacagaaagacatttaCAGGAAGGAAGTGGTTGCAGGCGGGATGCCGAATGGGCGCGCTTACCATGGAGAGGATGACCAAGGCAGGAAACACTCCCATCACCGTGTAGCAGATCAACTCCATGATCTTATATCTGACGCAGAGGAGAGTGTTTACGACAGTCAGATACTTTCACCGCTAAAGAGCCTGTCCTGAGTTTGCAGATTGATTTCAGTTTGGTTCACGAAGCGCTGACCATTTGCCACTTCCTGCTTGTTTTTCCAAAAACaggtgcattttaatgtgaaagCAGTGAGACGGCTGTCAGTAGAATTGGTTTGAAGGAATCGTTCAAAGGTATGAATTTTACCTCTCGTGAAAGAAGAAGACGTAGGTGGTTCCAGAGGACGCCATGACCCACACCAACCAGCGCATGTGACACGCCCACGGACCGAGCTCACGGAGGTTCAGCCTGGAAAAGCACGCACAGTGACAAATCAACATAAAgctgcatgcacgcacacacacactcacacacacacacacacacacacagcaggccgGGTCGTTTACCACGGGGCGTAGGAGGCAGCGATGAAGAAATAGATCACCATCCTGTCACACATGTGGAAAGAGTGCTCCACGGACCTGAGGAGAGACCAGGCGTCGTCATGACAACGGAGTGACACCGTACACGATTAGAAGCACGATACAGGACGTAGGTGTTCTCATGTCACAGTGTGCGTACCGGAGGTGGCTCTTCTTCCAGCTCACAGTGTGGAACAGGGTGGAGATGATGAAGAGCGAGCTGAGCCCCGCGCCGTAAACCCAGGCCGACAGCCGCTCCCATTGGTCCTCCGACTGGAAGTGCAGCAGCGAGCTGCCGAGCAGGCTGGGGATGATCCATAGCTGGAGGAATTCACAAACGCCAACGACGCATCAGCTTCAAACGTGCAGAAGGCGACGTGGGTGTAGGTGAAGAACAATCTGAAGCGGTCTGCGTTGATCTGTTGCATAACACTGCAGGGTATTTTTTATTCCCTGGGGGAATAGGAAGAGGAGGCCCCACCCACAAGTGTTTTATGTATTTCGGGAAGAGTCAGGAATGTATTTTGTGGTTATGTGGTTGTGGTTGAGCATTCAAAGACGTGTAAGGAGCGCGATTCTGTGCAATCAAAGAGTTTAAAGTGCATTGTAAAagagaccgtgtgtgtgtgtgtgtgtgtgtgtgggcagtcACCGCATGCGTGGCGCAGTTGGCGGCGTGCTCATATTCCGTGGGCTGGTATCTCTTGTTGGGGGGAACGCGGTTGTTCATAAACCTGGAAGCATCGCAGACAAACATGTTTGACTTTCCATATTTCCATATCTGATCGATGACGTGACAAACCAGCCTCCGACGTGTTCCGTGTGTCTAAATAGATTGATGAGACGCGCCGTCCCGATAGACGAACGCAACCACACGACCTGTCCTTCCCTGCCCTGTCCTCGAACGCAGCGTCTCTGTCCCCCGGTGTTCTCAAAGCATCAGTGTTCCTAAAATCTCAACCCATCCGCTCCTTTTGCTTAGCAACATTCGGTCCTGCTTCAACTTGTTGCCATGACTGCCGTTGCCTGGCAACTGCGGGTAACCACAGAATGACTGAACCAGAGGTTCGTCCTGAAAGTCTGtctctctcagacacacacatgcaaattaaatatatatatatatatatatatatattcctttgAACATCTCTCGCAGAAACCCAAACAGCTCCATcaatgatgtcactgttgtcatggaaaccaccGAGCAGGGGattgtctatttttttccccagcagAAACCTCCTCGGTtctttcatcttcctctcctccatttcctTCTGTTCTGCGTCTCCTCCCTGCTTCTCGATGATTAAATTAACATGCAGGAAGGCAAAGGGACAATATTaatgtagacacacacacacagcccctcCCTGTTTGCATGCCGGTTCTTACAGAGACAGATTTCATAAGAGACCTAGATTTAGtaatgtgtccccccccccccccacacacacacactccataaTTGGTGGGACTCCAAACGACAAAGCCACCAAAGGGAATTCCACTctaattaaatattcatattgtgGATTTTCACTTGCGGCCGACGCAGAGGAAACCATCGATTTACCATCTTCTGAGTTAAAACAGGAAATCTAAGTGGACTTGGAGTGTCAGTGGAGTGAAACTGTCCACACCAGTGGAGCGCCGCTTCCTCccacgctgcagctcagaccTTCTTAAATCATACATGACACCCCCTGATCCTTCTGTCGGCGGAACACAGGAGATGAAACTGTGGCGTGTTTAAAGACGGCTCGGCCGGCATGCCCTCGTTCTCTCCGTCTCTTCATCTGACGCTCCCATTTTTAGCGTGGCACTCGTTCCGGGTTATTAATACCGAACACTccgtcccacacacacacacacacacacacacacacacacccctcaccGTGTGAATGACTGCTGCGTGTCAGCCGGCGCCAGGCCCAGCAGGCCCAGCCGGGTCGGTAATGACTTTATCAAGCTGACTGATAATTAGCAGGCCGGAGGACAGGCGGAGACACACTGACTGCTGGACATCATGAGCAGCCAGGAGGCGTCTTCTCGTGTGACAGCAGGACGGACAGAAGGACGCTTCTGCTTCAGCCGCCTGGTTCAACCTCAGTCCAGTTAGCATTAGATGAATATATTATCAAGGATAGCGACATAATCGATGCCAAAGTCAGCATCAAATAGTGATTAGTGGACCGACGGAAAATAAATCTGCAACAAAGTTTCCAAAATATTCTAGTTCATGGTGAACAGAAATCACTGGTGTTTCAAAGTTTTCTGCCAATGATTGatctctgattgatcatttCAGTCACTTTGTAACATTTCCAGCTCCAGCTTCTCAGACGGggttctgctgcttctcttttcctctcagtTTTAGCCCCCATCTAGACCCAGACCCGGAGTCATCACCTCGTATTCTATGTGGGACACTGTTGAGGCAGAAGAgaggcgatgaagacgaggagagagTGGCAGGTGTCGACTCTACACTGAGCTGCGAGATAATTACATCATCACTTATAAgaaatgtggaaataaaatccctcttcatcttcatcctcatcgtTCAGATGCCAGTCAGGTTCAGGTACCATTCATCATGGATCCATCTCCGATCACGTCACGTCACGCTAGCGGGATTAAAAGACTCCACCTACCTTACAAGATTCATTTACAGTGGGAATAAGCAACAGTTGCCGGCAGACGGGCAGGATGGCGAAAGACGGAATCCCCTCTGAGTGAGGCGCGGACAGCCGGTCGGCTCTGCCGGGATCGGAACAAGCCGCGTCTAACGGAACGTCACGAGCATCGCCGCTTCACGGCGAGGACGTCGTCGTCTAAACGTCATGTCAAGCAGCAGCGGGAGACGGACGCACGGACAAATCCCGAGCCAGCCGCCTCCAGAGGCTCCAGGCAGGAAGTGCTggtcgcggggggggggatgtctgaGGAGGCACggtggtgctgatgctgagaggctctctttctctctctttctcctctacACGAGATCGTTGTTTCTCCTGACTCTAGGTGGCGCTGCCGGGCTAACTTGTGCGTAGTAAACGTTTGCATTGAAAATTAACCCTAATATTGTTTTCTCATGCTTTATGCTATTCATAGatagtttaaaatatatatatatatgtatataaatgttGGTAAATGCATTGAGagataataatgttaataatgttaTATTActagaaaatgtttaaattacatttaagaaAAAGTAACACAagaataaagtattttttacaaaaagaaaagaaaaaaaaaagcaggaagtccttatacttttttttttaattcctaaTGTTCCAGATTAAAGAAAAATCATAGTCACAGGTGAAAGTGATAAAAACACACCTGCAGTGATGCGTCATTGAGCAATgtaacagtttttatttattaaatgcgTTTTATGACCAGCATAAGCTTTAAGAAACTGCCGCCTTCCAACACGACTGATAAAAATGTCCCGTTTAAAGCCTGAGCTTAACTAATTAACTCATTAAGTACCTTCACAGACTTGTGGTCGGTTCTCCGTTTGCAGCGTTGATTTTAATCCGCTCAGCAAAAACATCTGACCCGAGTCTGATTGTTTAAGTCGTATATAAAAAATACCTGATTAACATTTGGCGGAGAAGCTTTGAGTAATACGGCAGCAGGTTCCTCCAGAAGCTAATATTCTGTCTGTGGGTGATGCAAACTTCAGCTCAGACGATCTTCAGGTTCTTCATCGTAGACACCAGAGTCTGGAAACAGGTTGAAATATTAAAAAGGAGTGCCATCAACGGGACATCAAACAGAAGAACAGCGTCTTCCGTCCATGCAGCGCGGGGGGAGGTTTTACCTTGACGTCCCAGATgcacatccctccatccatgccgGTGGTGCAGAACTTGGTGCACTGGTTTCGTCCTCCTTCCAGCACAGAGATTTCGCTGAAATAATGTTTGGAACAAGTCAAATGCTGCAAActcacacaaataaacagaagtGATGAATCAGATACAAAGCTGCGGTAAGTAGAAAAATGCTTCTTGATCTCACTTCACCTGATCTGAAGCAGACCTGCAGGCCTCGTTACCTGATGCTGTTCTTGTGCCGGGTGTTCAGGTCCTTCTCCTTGCTCTGGGACTCTGAGGCCCGGCGGTCCAGGTTCTGGAAACGCTCCCTGGCACTGATGTCCTTCTGGGCCACCTGCTTAGGAACATCCAGCTTTCCTCCATATGTCAAGCTGCCTTTGTCACCGTCGTACGCGTACAGCATCGGGTAGCAGTCGTGGCCCTGGAGCATCGGAAACACGGGCGTAATCTCAATAACGATTCGATTTTTAAAAGATAAAGCTAAAAAGCTGGCCCTCGTCTTCCAATTATTTTAACGGCATTCGATTGGCTCCGTCTGCCGCGGAAGCTTTTGCATTTGAGCCCCTTGCAGGCACCAAAGTTGACAGATTAGAGCACGAAAAGTGGTTTCAAAGAGAGAATATGAACactctgaaacaggaagtaactgAACCGACTCACTGCTGAAACATGTTGGTTGTAAAACGAGTAACGAGTAAAACTTTGTCACACAAGATGtcaagatttcttttttgaaaATATTCAGAAAAATACTAACCGGCCAACCAATTTGATTTTAGTCATCAGACAGATAATATGTAAAtatgatataataataataataaactatgATTCATTGACATGCGATTGCGTGTAGTGAAAACTCACGGCTGCTATCAAGCTGTTCTCGGTAATGAAGGTGACACACAGCAGAGGGAGCGTCTCCGAGCTCAAACTGTTCACCCTGTGGAGGAATAACAGGTCAAtgtgcacacgcatgcacgcacacacacacacacacacacacacacacacacacacacgactcccTGCCCTCTCTCACGTGCTGGTCTTGCCTCCCTCGGCGACAGACACGGTGGAGTCGTGGGAGGTCCAGGCCAGGCGGTTGCCCGAGTGGGAGAAGCACACGCTGTGCACCCAGCCGCCGCCTCCACCCAACGCCTGACCGGTCCCAGAGCCCCCAGACTCAAACAGCATCTCCCCAAAGGGCATCTTGCTGCCCCAGGGGGTGGGGCCgggcttctcctccacctcctttaTGTAGGCTGAGAACACCCTGTCAAACAGGTGCCCAGCAGTGTTATGCATTAAACGCAGCAAGAAAACATCTTTGTGCGCGTCGCGCGACTCGCCTGCATTTGAAGTCGCAGGATCCAGCAGCCAGCAGGACGTTGTTGGGATGCCAGTCCAGGCTGAGGACGGTGGAGCGGATCGGCTTCTTGATGTGCTTGCACACCCACCtaagagcagcagcacagcgcCTCAGAATGGCCGCCTGCTATTTGGCAGGGAGACGCGCTCCCAGTCCTCACCAGTCGTTTTCCTCCTCAAAGTAGCAGATGGAGATGAGGCGCGAGCCGCTGCCCACGGCGAACTTGTTCTCTCGCGGCGACCACCTCACGCAGCGGGCGGCGCGGTTGATCCTGAGGATGACCAGGGTGGGTTTCCACGTGCCCTCCTTCAGGGTCCACACGTAGGCGTTACGATCCGCTCCGCAAGTAACTATACGATTACTGTCCGGGGCCCAGTCGATGCCTGCAAGGAGAAAGAGGCTCTTATACCTTCAACATGTGCAGACCCAGAGCCGAGCTGAgctaccccccacccccccacacccaaCCCCGTGTCTGGGAGTTCACCTGGGTCTTACCTGTCACCTTCCCATTGTGCTCCTTCAGCTCGTGGATCCTGCTCCACTTGCCCCCGTCTCTCTTGTAGACGTGGACCTCGTGGTTGTTGGGGCAAAATGCAACCTCTGAAGTCCAGTACGAAAGGAAAGTCACCATCGGCGCGAGGGCGAGGcgcagagagaaaggagaagttCATGTCTGATTAGCAAAAGAGGAAGGCCGAGCCAGCTACCTGATGCATGAGCACGCTGGAGCGGATGTGTGCGCCTGAaggcagtgcacacacacacacacacacacacatgtggtaTCTTCAAATAGACAGAGGCAAACTATTAGTCAAACAGACGAGTCAGATCTGTTTGTCTTAGAGCAGGAAGATTGAATTTACAtctttgtggtttttttttgtgagctGGTGAAACTACAAACGTACGACTCGACCACGGGCGCCTGTTTCCCCGAAACCGTGGCGCCGAGCGAAACGGCCAAATATGGCATTCGTTTCCTGCATCCGACAGAGCACAAGAGCTCTTCAGAAAGGCCCCCGAGATGGAACTCTCACTGttacaggaaacaggaaatgcctTCACCCACCTGGGAGCCAATCACAAACCCCCGGTGCATACTCGAGTGGAAGCAAGATGTTCCATGATGTCATTAAAACTGAGTGCAGTTTGGAGATGAGTCAGACTCAAGCGGCCAATCAGAGAGGGTGAGCGGACGTACGGGTACGATCTTTATTCCAGGCGTGGCAGCTAATTGGTTCCAGAAGGAAGCTGTGGTACGCCATTGGCCAATCAGGTGTTAGAAGCAGACCAGGAAGTGGATTGAGGAACCAGTCGCTGGTGGGCTCCAAGAGAACTCTCAAGTCTAGAAAAGCAAACGTTTTAAATGAAAGCTGcaaaatggaaacagaaaaccGGCTGAAGAAATAACTAAAAACAGGCGGCGCGTTCAGGGCAGGTTGAGGAGATCACCCGAGAGTAAAACGCAGTTTAGTTTAACTTCTATGCACAGAAAAACACTGACCCTATCACATTCATGCTTCGTTAATGAGATCCAGACTTCTGGAGGCATGAGaggaatgacccccccccaggacgTTACAGCTAGAGTACACACCCAGGAAATAACATCTCCATCACAGAAGGGCTAGTTTCACATAACAGCTGAGACAGCGACTTCCTGTTTTAGCTTTTAATGAAATTGCATTACACTCGTAAAGCGTGTGCTTGCTTGTCTGACATGTCAAAGCGAACCCAGTCAACTGTTAAATATTCTCCGAGCGACTTACCCCCGAGGGTTGGGCAGAGATGAATGGGACGACAGGCAGCCGGGACAgagagagacgaagaggagaaacaggcaGGGGCAGAGAAAATGGAAGAGGATAGGAGTTCAGCTCGCGGACTCTGGCCAGTCAACACGAACGGCAACGACAGAGTGAGTTCAGGAAGAAAGAGGCTGAGctgaagagagggaggagaggtcagaggaggaggaggaggtggaggagggtcTGGTGAGGTGCAGGAAGTTTATTCGTGCAGGCTTCTGCTCCGGCCAGGAAAGATCATGAGCAGAACTTTTCAGGAAGGCGAGAGGACGGGATCAaagctttcatttttaacaggaaagaaaggggctttgtttttctttcaaagaaagtaggaagagagggaggagccaaGAGAAATGTCTGAAGTATGCCAGACAAGGAACAGAAGGAATGCATTTCTGCATAAAGAGGGAAAGGGGAGGGCCGGAAGTCAACCGCGAGAGAAGGGATGAAAGGCTGACGTCACCAGAGGAAAAGTTATATTTCTTTAACATGTCCTAACTCCCCAGTTCAAATACTTTTTACTCACTTTTCACACTATTATGTCtcaagaaacaaaaataaattgtagTCGCTTTCTTTATGTGAAGAGAAAAAGCCCTGAATGACCCCGTTTACGGCATCCTGGAAGCCACATCAGCAAGTCTGATGGAGGTTTAGCCCCGAGGACAACATCTCTGGGCTTCCAGTGTGGATTGCACACGGCAGCATGACGGATAAACAATTATCTGGGCCAGCACTTCCTCTTTTTTGTGCCAGCCATTGTTATTAAGACAATTAGCAACTTGAGCCGGAGAGAATGGAGTTGAAATCGAGACTAATCTCTATAAACAGATATTTCCATGTCAAAGTGGATTAAAAAGAAAGTTAAACCGTCAGATGAAAGCTTGATGGGTTTGGAGACGGCTTTTGGGTcgattcatttctttttttttacttctcatgcAACGAAGCCCACTCAAACATTCTATTACTGCTTGCAGAAGAAGCCTGCTGGAGGAATGAAATGTAATGTAAGCTTCCTCGCTGCATGTTTAAACTAAAATAACTACTGACTTTGATGCTAACAAGCTAAACTGAACAGTT includes the following:
- the LOC137906595 gene encoding monocyte to macrophage differentiation factor 2 isoform X1 yields the protein MFAPIEQQTVQFSLFMNNRVPPNKRYQPTEYEHAANCATHALWIIPSLLGSSLLHFQSEDQWERLSAWVYGAGLSSLFIISTLFHTVSWKKSHLRSVEHSFHMCDRMVIYFFIAASYAPWLNLRELGPWACHMRWLVWVMASSGTTYVFFFHERYKIMELICYTVMGVFPALVILSMPEQSGLCELLMGGACYCLGMIFFKSDGIVPFAHAIWHMFVAMGAAVHYYAIWKYLYAQPSNEVQTSR
- the LOC137906387 gene encoding actin-related protein 2/3 complex subunit 1B-A-like, which codes for MAYHSFLLEPISCHAWNKDRTQVAFCPNNHEVHVYKRDGGKWSRIHELKEHNGKVTGIDWAPDSNRIVTCGADRNAYVWTLKEGTWKPTLVILRINRAARCVRWSPRENKFAVGSGSRLISICYFEEENDWWVCKHIKKPIRSTVLSLDWHPNNVLLAAGSCDFKCRVFSAYIKEVEEKPGPTPWGSKMPFGEMLFESGGSGTGQALGGGGGWVHSVCFSHSGNRLAWTSHDSTVSVAEGGKTSTVNSLSSETLPLLCVTFITENSLIAAGHDCYPMLYAYDGDKGSLTYGGKLDVPKQVAQKDISARERFQNLDRRASESQSKEKDLNTRHKNSISEISVLEGGRNQCTKFCTTGMDGGMCIWDVKTLVSTMKNLKIV
- the LOC137906595 gene encoding monocyte to macrophage differentiation factor 2 isoform X2; this translates as MNLVRFMNNRVPPNKRYQPTEYEHAANCATHALWIIPSLLGSSLLHFQSEDQWERLSAWVYGAGLSSLFIISTLFHTVSWKKSHLRSVEHSFHMCDRMVIYFFIAASYAPWLNLRELGPWACHMRWLVWVMASSGTTYVFFFHERYKIMELICYTVMGVFPALVILSMPEQSGLCELLMGGACYCLGMIFFKSDGIVPFAHAIWHMFVAMGAAVHYYAIWKYLYAQPSNEVQTSR